The Rouxiella sp. WC2420 region GCGGGTGAAGTCACCGGATTGCGAACGGATGATTTTTACATTAGGTGCTGCTTTTAGGGCATCGGCAAAACCTTGCTTACGATTCAGTGCCACGCTGGCACCGACCGTACCTTGTAATTCAACAACGTTACACGGTTTACCGGCTACTTCTTTAACCAACCAGTCACCTGCAACCTTACCTTCATGCACGCTATCTGAGGCTACAGCGGCGGTGTAAAGTGTTGGATCGCTGACTTCAATTGTACGGTCTAACAAGAATACCGGGATCTTGGCCTCTTTGGCTTCAGTAAGGACAGGAGCCCAACCCGTTGCGACAACTGGGGCAATGAAAATAGCGTCAACGCCTTGCGCGATAAAGGAACGTATCGCTTTGATTTGATTCTCTTGTTTCTGTTGTGCATCGGCAATTTTCAGGGTAATGCCACGTTTTTGCGCTTCGAGTTTGGCCACTTTGGTTTCAGCCGATCGCCAGCCTGACTCAGAGCCGATTTGAGAAAATCCAACCACTAGAGTTGCCGCATGGGCGGCTCCACAAAATGCCGTTGCGACCGCTGCTGCCAGTAAGAGACGTTTATACATTGTTATTTCCTCACGCGTAGTCTGAGCTACTTTTTGTTGAGTCTTGTAGGGTGCGGCATAGAAAGATACTAAAACCGAGTTTCCCAAGTGAACATAACTTCACCAGGCGACACTTAGTTTTAGCGCATTGCAAAAACGGTGGGTTGAGCACGGTCACATAGATGATTAACAATCGATTCGTACATGTATTCAGCTAAAAAATGACAACTTTTAAGCAGTGAATATGGATAAATCGTGCAGACGGCGAGGGTTAGCAGAAATTATGTGCAAATTTTTGGAGGGAAAATCGGCATTTTCAGGAATTTAAGACGAAAAAAAACCCCTCGCTTTCGCGAAGGGTTTTAATATGGCAGGGGCGGAGAGATTCGAACTCGCGACACCCGGTTTTGGAGACCGGTGCTCTACCAACTGAGCTACGCCCCTAAATCAACTTACTATTATGCCTGCTAAATTTTAGCAGGCATAATCTTAATAATTGGCGGAACGGACGGGGCTCGAACCCGCGACCCCCTGCGTGACAGGCAGGTATTCTAACCAACTGAACTACCGCTCCACCGGTTCTTTCACTCACAACAGACAATCGGTCTGTTATCAGTTTGTCTTCGTTAATATTCCTTGTCAGGGGAATTGAAGACTAATTTGATGCATGGCAGTTTATGTATGACTCCGTCATACACCCTTCGGGCCGTTGCAAGCAACGTGCTAAAAGCGTTGCTTTTAGTCCTACTCTCTTCTCGAGCAGGCAACCGTCCTACTACTACACAGTACTACTTTTAATTTGATGCCTGGCAGTTCCCTACTCTCGCATGGGGAGACCCCACACTACCATCGGCGCTACGGCGTTTCACTTCTGAGTTCGGCATGGGGTCAGGTGGGACCACCGCGCTACTGCCGCCAGGCAAATTCTGTTTCATTCCAACCGCTTTCCCCATTATTCAGGGCAGCCATCAGAATCAATCTTTGAACAAGCTGATTTTCATTGAAACTTTCGTCTCGTCTCTCTAAAACACCTTCGGTGTTGTAAGGTTAAGCCTCTCGGGTCATTAGTACTGGTTAGCTCAATGCATCGCTGCACTTACACACCCAGCCTATCAACGTCTTAGTCTTAAACGTCCCTTCAGGGGACTCGAAGTCCCAGGGAAGACTCATCTTGAGGCAAGTTTCGCGCTTAGATGCTTTCAGCGCTTATCTTTTCCGCATTTAGCTACCGGGCAATGCCATTGGCATGACAACCCGAACACCAGTGATGCGTCCACTCCGGTCCTCTCGTACTAGGAGCAGCCCCTCTCAATCTTCCAACGCCCACGGCAGATAGGGACCGAACTGTCTCACGACGTTCTAAACCCAGCTCGCGTACCACTTTAAACGGCGAACAGCCGTACCCTTGGGACCTACTTCAGCCCCAGGATGTGATGAGCCGACATCGAGGTGCCAAACACCGCCGTCGATATGAACTCTTGGGCGGTATCAGCCTGTTATCCCCGGAGTACCTTTTATCCGTTGAGCGATGGCCCTTCCATTCAGAACCACCGGATCACTATGACCTACTTTCGTACCTGCTCGAGCCGTCACTCTCGCAGTCAAGCTAGCTTATGCCATTGCACTAACCTCACGATGTCCGACCGTGATTAGCTAACCTTCGTGCTCCTCCGTTACTCTTTAGGAGGAGACCGCCCCAGTCAAACTACCCACCAGACACTGTCCTCACCCCAGATTATGGGGCCGAGTTAGAACATCAAACATTAAAGGGTGGTATTTCAAGGTTGGCTCCACGCAGACTGGCGTCCACGCTTCAAAGCCTCCCACCTATCCTACACATCAAGGCTCAATGTTCAGTGTCAAGCTATAGTAAAGGTTCACGGGGTCTTTCCGTCTTGCCGCGGGTACACTGCATCTTCACAGCGAGTTCAATTTCACTGAGTCTCGGGTGGAGACAGCCTGGCCATCATTACGCCATTCGTGCAGGTCGGAACTTACCCGACAAGGAATTTCGCTACCTTAGGACCGTTATAGTTACGGCCGCCGTTTACCGGGGCTTCGATCAAGAGCTTCTCCTTGCGGATAACCCCATCAATTAACCTTCCGGCACCGGGCAGGCGTCACACCGTATACGTCCACTTTCGTGTTTGCACAGTGCTGTGTTTTTATTAAACAGTTGCAGCCAGCTGGTATCTTCGACTGTCTTCGGCTCGGGAAGCAAGTTCCTCCACCTAGCGACAGCGTGCCTTCTCCCGAAGTTACGGCACCATTTTGCCTAGTTCCTTCACCCGAGTTCTCTCAAGCGCCTGAGTATTCTCTACCTGACCACCTGTGTCGGTTTGGGGTACGATTCAATGTTACCTGATGCTTAGAGGCTTTTCCTGGAAGTGCGGCATCAACTACTTCACCACCGTAGTGGCTCGTCATCACGCCTCAGGGTTAAAGTAAACCGGATTTACCAAGTCTACACCCCTACACGCTTAAACCGGGACAACCGTCGCCCGGCTAGCCTAGCCCTCTCCGTCCCCCCTTCGCAGTAACACCGAGTACAGGAATATTAACCTGTTTCCCATCGACTACGCCTTTCGGCCTCGCCTTAGGGGTCGACTCACCCTGCCCCGATTAACGTTGGACAGGAACCCTTGGTCTTCCGGCGTGCGGGTTTTTCACCCGCATTATCGTTACTTATGTCAGCATTCGCACTTCTGATACCTCCAGCAGCCCTCACAGACCACCTTCAACGGCTTACAGAACGCTCCCCTACCCAACAACGCCTAAGCGTCGCTGCCGCAGCTTCGGTGCATGGTTTAGCCCCGTTACATCTTCCGCGCAGGCCGACTCGACCAGTGAGCTATTACGCTTTCTTTAAATGATGGCTGCTTCTAAGCCAACATCCTGGCTGTCTATGCCTTCCCACATCGTTTCCCACTTAACCATGACTTTGGGACCTTAGCTGGCGGTCTGGGTTGTTTCCCTCTTCACGACGGACGTTAGCACCCGCCGTGTGTCTCCCGTGATAACATTCTTCGGTATTCGGAGTTTGCATCGAGTTGGTAAGCCGGGATGGCCCCCTAGTCGAAACAGTGCTCTACCCCCGAAGATGAGTTCACGAGGCGCTACCTAAATAGCTTTCGGGGAGAACCAGCTATCTCCCGGTTTGATTGGCCTTTCACCCCCAGCCACAAGTCATCCGCTAATTTTTCAACATTAGTCGGTTCGGTCCTCCAGTTAGTGTTACCCAACCTTCAACCTGCCCATGGCTAGATCACCGGGTTTCGGGTCTATACCTTGCAACTTGACGCCCAGTTAAGACTCGGTTTCCCTACGGCTCCCCTATACGGTTAACCTTGCTACAAAATATAAGTCGCTGACCCATTATACAAAAGGTACGCAGTCACCCAACAAAGTAGGCTCCCACTGCTTGTACGTACACGGTTTCAGGTTCTATTTCACTCCCCTCGCCGGGGTTCTTTTCGCCTTTCCCTCACGGTACTGGTTCACTATCGGTCAGTCAGGAGTATTTAGCCTTGGAGGATGGTCCCCCCATATTCAGACAGGATGTCACGTGTCCCGCCCTACTCATCGAACTCACAATCTGTGCATTTTTGTGTACGGGACTATCACCCTGTACCGTGCGACCTTCCAGACGCTTCCACTAACACACAAACTGATTCAGGTTCTGGGCTGTTCCCCGTTCGCTCGCCGCTACTGGGGGAATCTCGGTTGATTTCTTTTCCTCGGGGTACTTAGATGTTTCAGTTCCCCCGGTTCGCCTCGCATGGCTATGTATTCACCATGCGATAATGTGACGTATCACATTGGGTTTCCCCATTCGGGTATCGTCGGGTATAACGGTTCATATCACCTTACCGACGCTTTTCGCAGATTAGCACGCCCTTCATCGCCTCTGACTGCCTAGGCATCCACCGTGTACGCTTAGTCGCTTAACCTCACAACCCGAAGGTGTCTTTTAAACTCATAAAGAGTGACGCCGTTCGTAGCCGTGATTATTTGAGAGACTCTAATACAGGTGCGCATAACTCAAAACTTCTACGGAGAGTTATGTTCAGCTGTATCATTTCAATTTTTCAGCTTGTTCCAGATTGTTAAAGAGCAAAATACTTCGCAGCATACTGTTTCCAATATACTCTGAAGTATTTGATGTGAGCCGTATGGATATGGTGGAGCTAAGCGGGATCGAACCGCTGACCTCCTGCGTGCAAGGCAGGCGCTCTCCCAGCTGAGCTATAGCCCCATACAGTCACTAAACAGATACCTTTATCACTCATCGTTCAGATGAGTCAGCCAATCTTTTTCTTATCAAGGCGGAGTCACACGACGTTTGCTTGGTGCAAACGAGTGGGGCGACAACGCAGAGAAGGAAAGGATTGGTAGGCCTGAGTGGACTTGAACCACCGACCTCACCCTTATCAGGGGTGCGCTCTAACCACCTGAGCTACAAGCCTATAAAGGTATTTCTGCTCGTTACTATTTCATCAGACAATCTGTGTGGACACTGCACAATGCGTATCTTTAGGTAAGGAGGTGATCCAACCGCAGGTTCCCCTACGGTTACCTTGTTACGACTTCACCCCAGTCATGAATCACAAAGTGGTAAGCGCCCTCCCGAAGGTTAAGCTACCTACTTCTTTTGCAACCCACTCCCATGGTGTGACGGGCGGTGTGTACAAGGCCCGGGAACGTATTCACCGTAGCATTCTGATCTACGATTACTAGCGATTCCGACTTCATGGAGTCGAGTTGCAGACTCCAATCCGGACTACGACGTACTTTATGAGGTCCGCTTGCTCTCGCGAGTTCGCTTCTCTTTGTATACGCCATTGTAGCACGTGTGTAGCCCTACTCGTAAGGGCCATGATGACTTGACGTCATCCCCACCTTCCTCCGGTTTATCACCGGCAGTCTCCTTTGAGTTCCCACCATTACGTGCTGGCAACAAAGGATAAGGGTTGCGCTCGTTGCGGGACTTAACCCAACATTTCACAACACGAGCTGACGACAGCCATGCAGCACCTGTCTCACGGTTCCCGAAGGCACTAAGCTATCTCTAGCGAATTCCGTGGATGTCAAGAGTAGGTAAGGTTCTTCGCGTTGCATCGAATTAAACCACATGCTCCACCGCTTGTGCGGGCCCCCGTCAATTCATTTGAGTTTTAACCTTGCGGCCGTACTCCCCAGGCGGTCGACTTAACGCGTTAGCTCCGGAAGCCACGCCTCAAGGGCACAACCTCCAAGTCGACATCGTTTACAGCGTGGACTACCAGGGTATCTAATCCTGTTTGCTCCCCACGCTTTCGCACCTGAGCGTCAGTCTTTGTCCAGGGGGCCGCCTTCGCCACCGGTATTCCTCCAGATCTCTACGCATTTCACCGCTACACCTGGAATTCTACCCCCCTCTACAAGACTCTAGCTTGCCAGTTTCAAATGCAGTTCCCAAGTTAAGCTCGGGGATTTCACATCTGACTTAACAAACCGCCTGCGTGCGCTTTACGCCCAGTAATTCCGATTAACGCTTGCACCCTCCGTATTACCGCGGCTGCTGGCACGGAGTTAGCCGGTGCTTCTTCTGCGAGTAACGTCAATCGCTGCTGCTATTAACAACAACGCCTTCCTCCTCGCTGAAAGTGCTTTACAACCCTAAGGCCTTCTTCACACACGCGGCATGGCTGCATCAGGCTTGCGCCCATTGTGCAATATTCCCCACTGCTGCCTCCCGTAGGAGTCTGGACCGTGTCTCAGTTCCAGTGTGGCTGGTCATCCTCTCAGACCAGCTAGGGATCGTCGCCTAGGTGAGCCATTACCCCACCTACTAGCTAATCCCATCTGGGCACATCCGATGGCGTGAGGCCCGAAGGTCCCCCACTTTGGTCTTGCGACATCATGCGGTATTAGCTACCGTTTCCAGTAGTTATCCCCCTCCATCAGGCAGTTTCCCAGACATTACTCACCCGTCCGCCGCTCGTCACCCAGAGAGCAAGCTCTCCCGTGCTACCGCTCGACTTGCATGTGTTAGGCCTGCCGCCAGCGTTCAATCTGAGCCATGATCAAACTCTTCAATTAAAAGTTCGATTTGCTTAAACAAGTTAAGCGGTGCTCAAAGTTTACTTTCGTAATAATTCAAAAATGAATTACTGCTTGGTCACTCTAAGACTTGGCATTGCTGCCTTTGATATTCTGTTGCCACCGAGGTGGCTGATATCGTCTTGTGAGTGCCCACACAGATTGTCTGATAAATTGTTAAAGAGCAGTGCCGCTGTTCGCAATGAATCTTATGCGGCGCGGGAGGTGCATATTACGCTTTCCCGCTGAAGAGTCAAGAGTTTTTCTTTCGAATCTTTCTTTTTCTCTTCCCAACCTGGCGACTTGGTTCTCGTTAGAGGAGTCGTTGTTCCCGGTCAGTGGAGGCGCATTATAGGGAGTTCTCAGAAGGCCGCAACCCCTATTTTTAAAAAACTTTTCCGACCGCTGAATGTTTAATCAAAAGCTGTTTAAAGCACCAATTCGTGGATGCTTTTAAAGCCATATGCCTGCAAAACGGGCAGCAACTCTGCAGCTTGTTCATCGAGCTTCATGCAATAAGCGATGCTTTCTATTTCCGTTCCCTGTTTTTTTTCGGGAATAGAAGTAAAAGCAGTCTCAATTAACCAGTGTGCGCGACGTGCAATGGCCGATCCGGAATCAATCATGCGAGTTCCATCAGGTAAAACCTGCGACAGCTCGTCACTGAGCAACGGAAAATGAGTACATCCAAGTACAACTGTGTCGGGTGGCTCACGTAATTTAAGCCAAGGTTGCAGGATTTTCCTTAATAGAGGAAGAGAAACCTCTTCGCCATGCAACTTGGCTTCGGCCAACTCCACCAGCTCAGCCGATCCTAGCATCAGGATTTTGCAGTCTGTAGCAAAACGGGCAATCAGATCGTGCGTATATGGACGCTGCACCGTCGCGCGCGTTGCCAATAGTCCAACAATTCCGTTACGGGTCAGTTTGGCAGCTGGCTTTATAGCAGGGACGACGCCGACTACCGGGCAACTGAATTTCGCTCTTAATGCAGGAAGTGAAACCGTGCTCGCGGTATTACAGGCGATAATAATAATAGAAAGGGGATGGCGCTTCGCCACAGCGCTGACAATTTCAAGCACGCGCTCGACGATAAACTCTTCCGACTTCTCCCCATAGGGAAACGCCACGTTGTCGAAAGCATATATATAGTGCAGGTCCGGCAATAGCAGCCGGACTTCATGATAAACCGATAACCCGCCGACGCCAGAGTCAAACACCAGCGCCGTCGGGCGAGCCGGTACTATGGCATGATCAGAAGGTATAGCTTCCAGAGAGGAAATACTCACGTCCTGCTGTAGCGTAGCCATAAACCGTCTCATAATCTTTATCAAAGAGGTTGGCAATTCTAGCACGAACGGTCAGATGGTCAGTAACAGGATAAGAAGCGGCGAGATCCCAAAGACTCACGCCGCCAAGCTTCACAGTCTGATAAGTGTTGTAGTCAGTATCATAGCGCTGGCCGAGGTAATGATAGGTCACAGCCCAGTCAATTTGCTCAACCTGCCAATCGAGTTCGTATTTAACCTGCTGCTTGGCACGGCGTAATAGTACTTCATTAGTCTGGCCATTACGCGCGTCAACAAAGTCATAAGAAATCTGGTGACTAAACGGTCCAGTATCAAAGGAGGCCGTGGCTTCAACCCCTTTAATAACGGCATCGCCGATATTATAATAACGATAGGTCACTGGATCGCTGTCAATCAGGTTGGTGATTTCGTTTTTATAACCGCTGACACGCCAGGTTACCGGACCAGTCAGACCCTCAACGCCACCTTCCCACTGTTTACTTTCTTCAGGTTTCAGATTTGTATTACCGTAGAACGCACTGTAGACCTGTCCCAGATTCGGCGCTTTGAATGCCGTGCCATAGGAAGCAATAAAGCGATAACCGTCGATAAACTCCCAGGCCGCGCTGCTCTGCCACGTAGTGTGCTGACCAAACTGAGAGTTATTGTCGCTGCGAACGGCGCCTTCAACAGTTACCGGACCAAACAATTGTTGAGTTGTTGCATATACGCCGGTATCACGCTGCTCATGACCATCACTCAGATAATCAGTACCTGGAGTGGTCGTTTGCTTCTGCCAGTCAAGACCTCCGCTTAATGTACCGTGCCACGCCTGCAGGGTATTCCCCCACTGAACGTTATATTGCTGCACGTCATCCAAGGTCGCAGATGAATCGTATTGACCGTAACGCGGATCATAATTGTAGGTCTTGCTGTGGGTATAGCTACCAATTAACTGAGTAGCATAAATGCCTTTGTTATAACGAAGGCCAGTATCCCAAGTTTGGCTATATAACTGCTGAGTATCCAGCAAAGCGCTTCCCGGTGTGTAATAGCCATCATAGGCGGTTCTATTATCGAAACCATAACCGCGAATAAAGCCGCTGACGTTTTCACTGAAGTTATGAAGTATTGAGCCATACAACGTTTTACTCATAAACCCGTCGCGGTCGTGCTGCGGATCGCCACCAGTATTACCATCGGCCACTACGTCATAACCGTGGGTGTAGGTATAGTTACCGGCGAAAGTCCCGACGGTATCTTTACCCAGCTTCTGTTGAGTTGAGGCATCATAAGACTGGTAGCCGTTTGAACCCAGGCCCGCTGTTACTGTGGTGCCCAGTTTATCGCGAGTCGTAATAATGTTAACTACGCCGCCAATGGCATCGGAACCATAAACCGCAGAAGACGGGCCACGGATATATTCAATTCTCTGCACCAGAGAAATAGGGATTTGGCTTAAATCTGAAGAACCAGAAATCCCGGCCTGATTTAAACGGATACCATCAATCAGAATTAATACGTGGCTTGAATTGGTGCCGCGAATAAACATCGAGCTGGTCTGACCCAAGCCGCCATTCTGGGCAATATCTACACCCGGCAAACGGCGCATTACGTCAACCAGCGACTTGGACTGCCATCTGTCTATTTCATCTCGCGTCACCACCGTAGTCGGAGCTAAAACGGTTGAGACCGGCTGTGGAAAACGGTTAGCCGTAACTACTACATCATCATTATCTGTTTGAGGATTACTATCTTGCGCCCAGCCCGAAAAAGCTGTGGCGGAAAGAACCGCCAGCAGCGCATGCTTTTTAATTGTCATGTAAACGCGCATCCGAAATAAATAAAGGATGCCGCATAAATCATTGGCACTTTCGCGATGACAATGAATATTGCGACGTAATTCAGGCAGGTCTTCGGGCTTGGGATTTGTTATTTAACAGAATTAACACCCGGCGATAACTTCCCATCCTTATTAAGGACAGTGTTTGCATTTTTGTTTTGCAGAATAATATTAATGCACTCGCCTTGCTTTCCCCATACCGCTGCGCGACAGCTCCGGATTCACACCGGATTCCCTTTTAACTCAATAGTGGAGGCCTAGGATGAATCCTACGATCAACCTATTTTGAAATCTAGACTTCCATCGAGCTGAACCCAACTAAATACGACAAAACTGGACATCATCTTCGTATTCCCTACAATCAGCGGGCAAAACGCATCATAATCCGCAATGTTCGCCCTTTGATTAGCCGTAAAACGAGAAACCAGATGACGCCAGAAAACCTGCCCATTGAACAATATGACGACCAACTGGCGGAAAAGACCGCCCGTCTCACGGCGCTAA contains the following coding sequences:
- the ytfQ gene encoding galactofuranose ABC transporter, galactofuranose-binding protein YtfQ, with the protein product MYKRLLLAAAVATAFCGAAHAATLVVGFSQIGSESGWRSAETKVAKLEAQKRGITLKIADAQQKQENQIKAIRSFIAQGVDAIFIAPVVATGWAPVLTEAKEAKIPVFLLDRTIEVSDPTLYTAAVASDSVHEGKVAGDWLVKEVAGKPCNVVELQGTVGASVALNRKQGFADALKAAPNVKIIRSQSGDFTRSKGKEVMESFIKAEQNGKNICAVYAHNDDMAIGAIQAIKEAGLKPGSQIKVVSIDGVPDIYKAMLNGESNASVELTPNMAGPAFDALIKMKKDGTQPPKFIQTQSTLVLPDAAQKEYDMKKDMGY
- the btuB gene encoding TonB-dependent vitamin B12 receptor BtuB, which codes for MTIKKHALLAVLSATAFSGWAQDSNPQTDNDDVVVTANRFPQPVSTVLAPTTVVTRDEIDRWQSKSLVDVMRRLPGVDIAQNGGLGQTSSMFIRGTNSSHVLILIDGIRLNQAGISGSSDLSQIPISLVQRIEYIRGPSSAVYGSDAIGGVVNIITTRDKLGTTVTAGLGSNGYQSYDASTQQKLGKDTVGTFAGNYTYTHGYDVVADGNTGGDPQHDRDGFMSKTLYGSILHNFSENVSGFIRGYGFDNRTAYDGYYTPGSALLDTQQLYSQTWDTGLRYNKGIYATQLIGSYTHSKTYNYDPRYGQYDSSATLDDVQQYNVQWGNTLQAWHGTLSGGLDWQKQTTTPGTDYLSDGHEQRDTGVYATTQQLFGPVTVEGAVRSDNNSQFGQHTTWQSSAAWEFIDGYRFIASYGTAFKAPNLGQVYSAFYGNTNLKPEESKQWEGGVEGLTGPVTWRVSGYKNEITNLIDSDPVTYRYYNIGDAVIKGVEATASFDTGPFSHQISYDFVDARNGQTNEVLLRRAKQQVKYELDWQVEQIDWAVTYHYLGQRYDTDYNTYQTVKLGGVSLWDLAASYPVTDHLTVRARIANLFDKDYETVYGYATAGREYFLSGSYTF
- the murI gene encoding glutamate racemase, with translation MATLQQDVSISSLEAIPSDHAIVPARPTALVFDSGVGGLSVYHEVRLLLPDLHYIYAFDNVAFPYGEKSEEFIVERVLEIVSAVAKRHPLSIIIIACNTASTVSLPALRAKFSCPVVGVVPAIKPAAKLTRNGIVGLLATRATVQRPYTHDLIARFATDCKILMLGSAELVELAEAKLHGEEVSLPLLRKILQPWLKLREPPDTVVLGCTHFPLLSDELSQVLPDGTRMIDSGSAIARRAHWLIETAFTSIPEKKQGTEIESIAYCMKLDEQAAELLPVLQAYGFKSIHELVL